Within Ipomoea triloba cultivar NCNSP0323 chromosome 9, ASM357664v1, the genomic segment catggtattttagtaaaatcaaattaagaattaatttagtaaaattatatgCCATAATCCCAcgagaattattttagtaaagacaaataaatatatggttattttattaattaactatatatatttccataaaatttattgccataatcccaagaaaattaaaacctcTATTCCTATAAcattcttcctaattttattccataataccacgagaattattttagtaaaaccaaatatatatatggttattttattaattaaccatttatatatttccataaaatttattgccataatctaaagaaaattaaaacctcCAGTAGcattcttcctaattttattccGACAGGTTTAAATTGACGCCAATTTCTTTCATATAAGTTCCGAGCATGAGAGATTGCTCCCTCACAACTTTTGAACTCGGCAAAGTTGGCATTCGTTTTGTAGGTTTCCGATCACAACTCTGATGGACAAGCTCAAGACTCAAGAGTAAGTGaaaatcttttaatttctttctttagaTTCAtggttatgctttgttgttcttcctttcattGTTTAGTTTATGATTTCGTGTTAAcaattgttttgaaattttttgtaattcaatttggTGATGATATACTGTTTCCTAGCGATAACGAAGCCCCATCTAACTCCTCTGAGAAAGCTACGGTGGTGCATGCACCAAGAATTGCACCGACCTACTTGAATCGGTTGAAAAAGATGATTTTTTATGCGTAGTCACCCGCACTTGTAAATCGCAAACATTCACCGATGTCATCTAGGGTAAATGATAGGGGTTagcggaggaagaggagaaagagCATACCATATTCTTCCTCGCAAGTGAAGCGGAAGAAAGATTTTGTTGACTACGAGAGAGTGGATTGGAAAAAGGTAAACGTGGTTCAAGGCCTTGAATTACATATTGGGGTTTTTGGCGTAGAAGAACTGATGAAGATTGTTGAGTGCTTTTACCACCAATATCAACAATTAGATCAGAAAGGGCAATGGAtgaggagcaaatggcgtgCAAAGGTTCAATTCAATTGTTGTTACAATTATGCGgtggtaaaattacatatttttctatttctaaaagtaatttttttatagagAAGTTtgtatgtattttcttttttaatttggtttggttgttgtTATAAATATGTTGTATTAAAATTACTTGCTATTTCTATCCCTTAGTTGTGTttcttttgaaaagtttatcttatactcttgcatattattatgattttgggATAGGATAAAAATAGTAATCATCTTGGTATAATGAAGTGGATCTATtgcatgaataataataatataaattttatacattgatATAATATTGCTGCTGTTaagatcataataataataataataataataataataataataaattaattaataaataaataaataatttagaattcttaatataatttctgaatataatttttctaatataattttcctaatattaataataatataataataatccaaaatgcttaatataagttcctaattaaatttttcaattaaatatgtttattacggtaattacaaatatagtatTTGGAAAAATTAGCAGGATtgatactagctaatcaattttctaatataatttttttgtcatattttaattttttttagtactatatatcatattttaattaattgatacttttcctaatatatcttaaggtttcatcattttttttataatgttgatccatctaaataacccgtggtaattaccaattgtatttaacatctaaatttattatggtacgtataattaaacattgagaattccttcttatgatgatttttttttttacttcaaataatatcaattgcccattcacttccttttattacttttgaataatataaaatcttaaaatttatataaataaatgaattaatattttccgttatttaaattttatatttttatataatcaattaaggaaattgataatacacctaTCAAGTCCATCATAATTAaaggatatttaaaaaattatgataattgttcCAATTCACAAATTTATTACgctaattcacaaattattgcgtccatacaattatgcaaattattcaaattcacaggttattacacataaagttatgctaatagttacttttgaatcaaatctttaattatagtaattaagaaattaattcacacattatacttttattaaactatttttatacttgccaaAATATAGCTTGCCATACtatagattttatctaatcaattaagaaaattagtggtacacatattacgacataattaaaggagattaaaggtacacatattacatcaataattaaacaaaattaaacttacacgtattatctatactatctatactatatataaaagtaaaatcgccctatttcatttttcccgcccaagcatttgtagtcaattacttaaatattttattggtcaaataattaataaagcttatttggtaagaaaatgtaaaatggaaattaactaatatctattaattggtaatatcgttgctatattcacgtatcaacactattaataaaagtaaaatcatttatcggaaaaggaaaatgatattactaattgactaaaaattattttaaaactttaataaaaaataattatactttccttttgaaaactttaagttatttaaactttaaaaaaaaaaatttgacatgggttgttatatttttataataatggaaattaattcatttaaatatggatgaggaagataaaactaaatgcaatatggtgaaaatgaatatacttaaagtataaaagtataattacacatatataagtgtaattgactaataataattagctaataattattatggtaattaagctaaacattgatcgttaaatttatttttataataattataattaaattatttctcattttttccatatatattttagtaataatataattatataagtcatattacttatagatcttcgtaagataattgtagacaaacaaatcatatattattcaattaattgagtaatacttttgcactaatcttataataaaataaatgtacatgttcaatattagagttttttataatttcatctttatttttattatctcaatatataataaaaaaaattatccgcacgggtaattggacaattatttgttataattcaagcaaggacaacatcataaaacataatcgatccaaccaatttcctcaattgcgctatatcatattcgatgttataatttatataattgtatatcgattcaaatatttcttaaaatattataacaaattcattccgtgcaacgcacgggcgaaaatactagtttctTTAAAAAGAAGAACATCCCAATCTGAGACCAAATGATCAATGAGGGCCAAAATTGTAGTCATACCATAATGTTCAAAACGAGGTGTAGCTACGAACGGCGCAACCTTGTCAGGTAACCACAATTCATCATATATACGAGTTGCACACCCATTACCGATCTAGCTATAACAACCTCTCTGAAGAAGACCTTGGGCAGCCAAAATAGACCTCCAAACATACCTAGGGTTTGCACCCAGTTTAGCTTGTAAAGAAGAACAATTCGAGAAGTACTTGGCTTTGAAGAGTTTTGCAGCTAACGAGTTCGGTTGAGTTAGAAACCTCTAACCCTGCTTAGCCAACAGGGCTAAATTAAAATCATGGAGACATTTAAAACCAAGACCACCATAGTGTTTTGGCGTGCACATACGAGACCAAGAAAGCCAGTGAACACCCCCCTCCACCACTAGATTTTAACTCCCTCCAAAAAATTTGTTCATAATCCTTTCAAGGGTCAAACAAAGGTAATAGGAAGATAATAAATGCTCATAGTGTAGGTAGGTAAAGCCTGGGCCACAGTCTTAAGCAAGATTTCCTTTCCCGCTCTAGAAAGGATTCTCTATTCCCCCACTCTTTGTTTAAGTTTGGTCTCAATGTAACCAAAAACACCCTTTTTTATTCTTCCCCACACCAAGAGGTAAGCCCAATTCAAGTACTTTCTAATAGAATCCACATATGAAACACCAAGTTCAACCACCACTACATTAGCTTCTTGAACCCCAACATTTCTACTAAAAACCATGCACGACTTATTAAGATTCACAGATTGACCAGACATCTCTTCATATTTAACTAGGAAACTTCGAATAACCTGCGCCTCTCCAAATTTGgctttgaaaaaaattaaactatctATCATCCGCAAAGAAAAGATGTGAAATGCCTGGAGCCCCCCTCACAACCGAACAAGTCGAGAGAGACTTGTTTTGAACACACCAGGCAAGAAGATACGAAAGGCCCTCCGCACAAAGAATGAAAAGGTATGGAGATAGAGGGTCCCCTTGCCTAAGACCTCTCGTGGGAATAATAACATCAGACACATCACCGTTAACCACAACCCGATATCGAACCGGGGAAACACACATCATAATCAAGTTAATCCAATCTTCAGTAAATCCCATATATCTCATTATTTCCTTTAGGTAGCCCAACTCCATTCTCTCGTAAGCCTTCGCCATATCTAATTTCAAAACTCCCCATCCATACCTGTCTCTTTGTTTACGCTTAAGAAAGTGAAGGACCTTGGATGCAACCAGAATTAATACATAATAACCATTTTATAACATGACATTGCCTATAACTCTATAtgtttcaaaaagaaaatatcctcattttcattaattaCTCATGAATTAATTGATCACACCATTAGATAATAAATAgttcacaaataataaaatacaaaacgaaaaagaaaaaaaaaagattcaataCAATtatgacacataaaatgagtattagaattatattttattttaaaaaaaaaaaaaggaatgtaGGATTTATTCATACAGGTATTAGACATTTAGATGGTAATTAcgaataaagttttttttattttttcctttttaaggtatAAGTGCAACCAcaacactaagggtgtgtttggaaagcaggaaaatgacttctggaaaaggTTTTCCGGAAATGAAgtcattttccgtgtttggatgtgttctgaaaaactgtctttgtgtgtttggttcattttctggaaaatgagtaaaattgtataattaaaaattttaataattttatttaaaatataatacaattataatattattatttatttaattaaaacaacaaaaaaaaacgtaaaaaaACATACTAAACAGATTTCCGACGAAAACCATtcatggtttccgccggaaacaaTGGAAACCAGAAGTTGACTTCCGGAGCGTGGAAAAAAACAGCTATGTGTGCGTATTTCccttccggaaaatgacttccggaaaatttttctggaagttgttttccggaaTTTTAGCCttattttccttggtcaacggaaattgttttccgttgaccatatTTTCCAAGCTCTCCCAAACAcaggaaacccggaaaatgatttccggaaatcattttccgggtttccaaacacaccctaagtttttttttgttagttggTTTTTTTTCCCCTAACTTAACTGATCCCATTTTTGTTGGACTAATTTTGAGCTCATAGAACCCCGCTCTAGAGTCATTACAGAGGTAAATCACGAGTTGCACAATCAACTCACTGGTCAAATCCTAGTCTTCATGTGTGCGGGATCCAATCCAGACCTTCCAACATCATATCCTTGGGTTTTTTTCTCATACATGTTTCCAGTGGGATCCGAACCCCCACACTACCGCCTCCATTCCAATAATGACCTTTAAGTCAGGTGACGAACTAACTACGCTAAGCCCCGTGAAGAGGGGATTATTAGGTGTTTTCTTGCCAAGTGGAAGAGAGGGGGAGGGGAATcgattaaaaacaaaaagttgaAAAGACTAAAAGCACGCTTGATGGGCATTGCTGGGGCGCGAAACACACATCCGCAATACTACTTCTTTTACGCGTTGGACTCACCAAAATCTCACAATTGCAAGGCATATTCTTCTCTTCTCACTCAGCCACATATACAaaaatctagaaaaaaaaaaaaaaaaaacattgtttgAATTGCCCTAATAAGATATGACATGATAGTTTTANAAACATTGTTTGAATTGCCCTAATAAGATATGACATGATAGTTTTACAAACttagaaaattatttatttgttccttaatttgtgcaattttattttttctttgagGTTGAGCAAATAGAAAAGATGGTGCTTAATCATTAACAGATGTAAATAACTAATGTATGTTTGAAGTTTCAGTAGGAAAATTAGTTCAAAAGCGTCTGtctaactttaatttattgttacTTTATGTTTAAGAGATGCATTGATCAAAACAACAATGGCCATGTTGCAAGTCACGTCTTACATTTCCATTCTGCCAATTATCTTCacatgttctttttttttttttttttctttttctcttttttttttttttttcctttttcctcttcCAAATGTTGTTAGGATCAACACTTCACTTTGGTATGTTTCAACAACATGTTTGACCCTTTTGGCAAAAGAGATTTGATtggaattaattccaattttgattccactaatattttcactttttctcTCAACTATTAATTTggtcattttatattttgttaaattttcaaattaattaaattcatttttccaaTCAAATTcgatttaattaaatcaaataaaacatgTTTCAAGTGTTTTgctgttttcttcttcttttttttggtacttttattttttaaaaaattaattaattgtctaGCAGATATATTAAGTTCTGACTAATTTATAGTagaattgttattttttaaaaccagTAGAATTGTTATTAAGTCTCATATACAAAAGCTTTCATAGcgtctcaaaatattttaaagattAATACTATTGTAGTATAATTTAAGCCAACCATACTAACCCGTAATTCATAAGTGtgaatttttgggaaaaaaagtTTTCTAAATGTCCTGAAAGATGAATAAACGACTTAATAGTGAAGCAAATCAATTTGAATATGGCGCTTAAAGAACAATCAAAGTTTAGCACCTTTGCTTCCTTGTGGTAAagttctataaaaaaaaaaattaaaaaaaaattaaaatactataaTATTTCCAAAACTAATTTcttcacttaaaaaaaaatccatccatatttaaaatatatggtAAAGagtctctctctttctctcgctgtttattcttcttcttcttcttcttcttcttttttttttttttttttcttatattatatatcacTAATCATTTTGaaccattattttttaaagttgccaatgtcatcaaggcataaccagaattttttttttttttaaaggagctAAGTATCAAAGTCAACCtaattgaaattgtaaacattatcatttaaaaatatgccaggaaaatgacattttgtAGTCTCAGTTATATCATAGTGCAAAATTAGTCCCTATTAGGTTCATCAATTTTCATTCTAAGTAACATTTTTAGTCCCCGcataaagaaaattaataatagGATCAATTAAGTCCTAAAAAAATCATCTTCAATCAAGCCCTTGAAACTtgtaaaaaagtgcaattaaacctaTTAGCAGGTAATCAACAAGTTAATACTGAGTTGTAGCTTACTTGAACACTAATTTAGATTCCATGTCAATTTAATTGCTGGTGTATacttaaatcttcatttttattacttatttaatgcaataatttatttttcttaaaatgtacaaataaaaaatttaaaaatatattaaaaatcaaaatgataaaACCGATTGGGTGATGAAATCAAGATGGATTACTGGTGATGCATACTGGAAGGGAAGACATAAAAAAAGTCTACTTTATTAATACATGTGCgatgacccaaaaaaaaaaaagaagactacCGCCATCCAAAATAGTtttatcattttgatttttaatatatttttaatttttttatttgtacattttaagaaaaataaattattgcattaaataagtaataacaatGAGATTGAAGTGTATCTATTCATCTATACAAAAGAGTTTGTATCACCTCCACCGAGGGTCCGAGGACAAGCTGCTTGGCATATAGTTTGAAGGTTTATCGACCCttatccttaatttttttttagaggcATGAGCCTTAATTTGGTATGGTCTTTTAAGTCATCCTCTAATTTAACAGACTTCTAACGTCTGAccaaacggaggaccaaaatggttaatatttcaaagtcgaggaccaaattggtaattttgctattgCAACTTACAGAagttgttacaatgtagtatctgttcatagctactttctcaacctactgaagcataaagagtcaataactgcctccactgagactcgaatccACTCTCTTCAACATAGGAGTGTAAACCaagtgctactagaccacaagatctttgacaATTAATATTTAAGAAGTCTTAAAAGATAATTTTAACTaatgaccttgtagtctagtaaCACCCGATTACACCTCCATATGAAAaggagtggattcgagcctctgAATCTGATTTTGGCTTTAACAACTCTTtagctcattttttttttaatatatgatgGAGGGTGGGGAACCAGCATCTAATTGACGCGTGATAGTCACGTACCACATATGCAGTCAGACTTTTTATTGGAAAAAATAGTCTCTCCGAAAAACAGTCACTCTCCTCCGCTTTAACCCTTTTCCCCCCTTTCTCCCCCTCTTTCCTCTTTCTCCTTGGAGATACTCTAATAGCGAACACTCAAACAAGTTGGCATTCAAATTACTGCAATTACAACTGTCATTCAGAATAGCTGCCAAAAACAAAATTGGCAAACGCGAAGCACAACACTCCAAACCATAtataaatgaatacaaataaaGAATCTGGGTTGTCAATTAAGGCACCCGCCATAATGGCTGGATCCAATTGAGAGATAATACCAACATCTCCAACCTATATACTAATCTCATCGAGCCCATGATACGGAGTCGATTTCGTCCCTTGCTTTCTTGTACAGTTCAAGCCTCTTTGCACATTGCTGTCTTCTTTCCATCAATGCTGGATCCTCATCCAACATTTCTCCAAGTGCCTTACCCTGAAACATTTTGCAAATCTCTTAGTCACACAATCCAACATCGCTATATTGTTTATACAAATACTTGAGGTATTGAACTCGTGTTGTCTGTGATAAAGTGCAAATGCATAGATCAAAGTACCTCTTTCTTCCCAATCTGCACATAAAAGCGATTCAATAAAGAATGCTTGGCCTCCTTCACTTGGCAATGAACAACTGCCTTTGGAATAGTGTTTCTGAGAGTATCAGAAACCATATTCACATAAGATGACACATTTGACCCAATCCTCCTAAAGTGACCCTCCGCATAGCGGTCTACAGCAGCAGCACCAGCTGCTTGGTTTCCGCCTTTCTCCACCTCCTGTGGAAGCTTCCTAAAGTAATCCACTGTCAGGTATGAACCCTCCATGTCCACGAGTCTAGTGACTGTCTTCTTACTTTCGTCACGAAATTTTTCCAAGGATTCATTAGAAGCTGCAGCTATTGCAGTTTGTAGACTGGGAAACCGCTTTAACTCCTATCCCATCAGTGAAATTAGAGCAGATTGTTAATCATGAGGGTAGTAGTAGAAGTAACTAGGCAGAACAGTATTAACCCTGTTGATCAAAACATAAActtttataacaaatatattttacCTGGCATTCTCCAATTGACTTCCTTACAAGTTCCTTCAGAACAAAGTGAACCTGATAGTGTATACTGGTCAGGTGTGCATGTTGCAGACAAGAAAGGTACATAAATGCTCCAAACTTATGGTTAAACACTTACAGCATCAACAGAAGCTTCAGCTGGGCctctaaaataatttaatgatcCCTCAATAAGCCGTCTATAACCTTGTTCTGGGGCAATCAAGTGAGGTTGGTAACCATCTGCCTCAGAAACAATTTTCCTCACATTTTGTATGGATAGATGGCGGTCAAATGGAAGTTTTTTTAGAGCCGCAGGAAGCTGATTATCAAAAACTCCATAGATTCGATCACCACCTGGTCGGCTGATTTAGATATCAAATGGAAATGTGCGTTAAACTAAAGAAACTCGAGGCAAGTAGAGGTGTAAAAGTACCACTGGTGATAGACACTTGATAAACAACAGATCACAACTCGTGTACATATTATAGACAGCTCTTCAGATAAATTCAGCAAGGCAACAATTTGCAATTTCACGAGATGAAATTTTGTTATTCCATGTAGGAacactattttttaatttgtttcaatcAGCCAAAAGGCACAACCCTTCAATAAGTATCCGTGTTCCGTGAATAACCGTTTTAGACAAATAGATGACTCACGCAGTCATGCTATTCAACTTAATAAATTTTGAGGGATGATTctagaaaattaataaataaatacttcatGCATAAAATCAATCGATTAAAGCTTGAAACCTTGCATCCAAAGCaacaaggagaagaagaaaaagaaaaatgaaattgcGTACCCTCCATCCAGATGCTCCTTAAAGATCTTGTCAAAAGCACGACAGAGTTCCAAGATCGTGTACAATTGAGCCTGAATAAAAATTTCAGTCACTCACAAAATAGGATGGGATTATGAGAATAATGATTCAAGAGAGAAATGCAGCTCACCCCTGCGTCAACAGCAATAGGCCTTCCAAGGTGGTCCATCTCTGATTCAAGTTCCTCAATGCCTTTGTTGATTAAAGAGGTGATACTTGGTATTTTAGCCCTAATTACAGACTCCAAGTGCTGAAATCAAGATGCTTAAGATATGATCTCCGTTCTACACTTTGCATAAGCCACTCACACAAACATTCAAgggattaaaattactaaagaatgTACCTTCGAAAGAAGCTTTGCCAGGTACTCTGAACCCATTTTACTAGAAAGGTGTCCATAGTCAGGACTTGTAGCAAAATACTCACGCTCCTTTCTTCTTGCAACAATCATATCAGTATTTTTGTTTATATCAGCTTGAGAACGGTTTACAATACCCACCCAAGGATGTTGCAACCGATAAGCTCTCCCTTCAAGAA encodes:
- the LOC116030189 gene encoding dynamin-related protein 1E, which translates into the protein MSTMESLIGLVNRIQRACTALGDYGGGDNAFSSLWDALPSVAVVGGQSSGKSSVLESVVGRDFLPRGSGIVTRRPLVLQLHKTDAGQPEYAEFAHLPRKRFTDFALVRKEIQDETDRITGKTKQISPVPIHLSIYSPNVVNLTLIDLPGLTKVAVEGQPESIVEDIENMVRTYVGKPNCIILAISPANQDIATSDAIKLAREVDPSGERTFGVLTKLDLMDKGTNALDVLEGRAYRLQHPWVGIVNRSQADINKNTDMIVARRKEREYFATSPDYGHLSSKMGSEYLAKLLSKHLESVIRAKIPSITSLINKGIEELESEMDHLGRPIAVDAGAQLYTILELCRAFDKIFKEHLDGGRPGGDRIYGVFDNQLPAALKKLPFDRHLSIQNVRKIVSEADGYQPHLIAPEQGYRRLIEGSLNYFRGPAEASVDAVHFVLKELVRKSIGECQELKRFPSLQTAIAAASNESLEKFRDESKKTVTRLVDMEGSYLTVDYFRKLPQEVEKGGNQAAGAAAVDRYAEGHFRRIGSNVSSYVNMVSDTLRNTIPKAVVHCQVKEAKHSLLNRFYVQIGKKEGKALGEMLDEDPALMERRQQCAKRLELYKKARDEIDSVSWAR